A genome region from Capsicum annuum cultivar UCD-10X-F1 unplaced genomic scaffold, UCD10Xv1.1 ctg63489, whole genome shotgun sequence includes the following:
- the LOC124893666 gene encoding uncharacterized protein LOC124893666 yields the protein LEKKNFEKGSYCSNLFKPKTVLKTYDVPIYPLPQSDDWIILETTLAEIVLPSKYKRPPGRPAKKDREKSGRDMFGKKNINSCGGCGAKGHNRRSCRKYRK from the coding sequence TGTtagagaaaaagaattttgagaaggggTCATACTGTTCTAatttgtttaaaccaaaaacaGTTTTGAAGACATATGATGTTCCAATCTACCCGTTGCCACAAAGTGATGACTGGATAATTCTAGAGACCACACTTGCTGAAATAGTACTGCCTTCAAAATACAAAAGACCTccaggaagacctgcaaagaaggatcgtgaaAAATCAGGTcgggatatgtttggaaagaaaaaTATCAACTCATGTGGTGGTTGTGGagctaagggtcacaataggcgcTCTTGTAGGAAATATCGCAAATGA